A genome region from Variovorax paradoxus includes the following:
- the glmM gene encoding phosphoglucosamine mutase — protein MTRQYFGTDGIRGTVGQAPITPDFVLRLAHAVGRVLKKTQARPTVLIGKDTRISGYMLESALESGFNSAGVDVVLLGPLPTPGVAYLTRAQRASLGVVISASHNAYPDNGIKFFSAQGTKLDDAWELAVEAVLEEAPVWVDSANLGKARRLNDAPGRYIEFCKSTFANDLTLRDMKLVVDAAHGAAYQVAPNVFHELGAEVTSIGVSPDGLNINKGVGATHPQALVAAVTAQKADYGIALDGDADRLQLVDATGRLFNGDELLYLMVAERIARGEKPFGVVGTLMTNKAVEMALRQQGIEFVRAKVGDRYVLEELEKRGWVLGGEGSGHLLALDRHTTGDGIVSALQVLQACVRSGKTVAQLLEGVTLFPQTLINVRISPEQDWKDNTALASQTARIEAELGDAGRVLIRASGTEPLVRVMVEARDAAQAESCARRLADTLQPAQ, from the coding sequence ATGACACGCCAGTATTTCGGCACCGACGGCATCCGAGGCACCGTCGGCCAAGCCCCCATCACCCCCGACTTCGTGCTGCGTCTGGCGCATGCCGTGGGCCGGGTGCTCAAGAAGACGCAGGCACGCCCGACCGTGCTGATCGGCAAGGACACCCGCATCTCCGGCTACATGCTCGAGTCGGCGCTCGAGTCGGGCTTCAACTCCGCGGGCGTCGACGTGGTGCTGCTCGGGCCGCTGCCCACCCCGGGCGTGGCCTACCTCACACGCGCCCAGCGCGCCAGCCTCGGGGTGGTGATCAGCGCCAGCCACAACGCATACCCCGACAACGGCATCAAGTTCTTCAGCGCGCAGGGCACCAAGCTCGACGACGCGTGGGAGCTGGCAGTCGAAGCCGTGCTCGAGGAAGCGCCAGTGTGGGTCGATTCCGCCAACCTGGGCAAGGCCCGGCGCCTCAACGACGCGCCCGGCCGCTACATCGAGTTCTGCAAGAGCACCTTCGCCAACGACCTGACGCTGCGCGACATGAAGCTGGTGGTCGATGCCGCACACGGCGCCGCCTACCAGGTGGCGCCCAACGTGTTCCATGAACTGGGCGCCGAGGTGACGAGCATCGGCGTGTCGCCTGACGGCCTGAACATCAACAAGGGCGTCGGCGCCACGCATCCGCAAGCGCTCGTGGCCGCGGTGACGGCGCAGAAGGCCGACTACGGCATCGCACTCGACGGCGACGCCGACCGCCTGCAACTGGTCGACGCCACCGGCCGCCTGTTCAACGGCGACGAACTGCTCTACCTTATGGTTGCCGAGCGCATCGCACGCGGCGAGAAGCCCTTCGGCGTGGTCGGTACGCTCATGACCAACAAGGCCGTGGAGATGGCGCTGCGCCAGCAGGGCATCGAGTTCGTGCGGGCCAAGGTCGGCGACCGCTATGTGCTCGAGGAGCTCGAAAAGCGCGGTTGGGTGCTGGGCGGCGAAGGCTCGGGCCACCTGCTGGCGCTCGACCGCCACACCACCGGCGACGGCATCGTGAGTGCGCTGCAGGTGCTGCAGGCCTGCGTGCGCAGCGGCAAGACCGTGGCGCAACTGCTCGAAGGGGTCACGCTGTTTCCGCAGACGCTGATCAACGTCCGCATTTCGCCCGAGCAGGACTGGAAGGACAACACGGCGCTGGCCAGCCAAACCGCACGCATCGAGGCCGAGCTCGGCGACGCGGGCCGCGTGCTGATCCGTGCGAGCGGCACCGAGCCGCTGGTGCGCGTGATGGTCGAGGCGCGCGATGCCGCACAGGCCGAGTCCTGCGCCAGGCGTCTCGCGGACACGCTGCAGCCGGCGCAGTGA